In Dromiciops gliroides isolate mDroGli1 chromosome 4, mDroGli1.pri, whole genome shotgun sequence, one DNA window encodes the following:
- the FMO1 gene encoding LOW QUALITY PROTEIN: dimethylaniline monooxygenase [N-oxide-forming] 1 (The sequence of the model RefSeq protein was modified relative to this genomic sequence to represent the inferred CDS: deleted 1 base in 1 codon; substituted 1 base at 1 genomic stop codon), with protein sequence MVKRVAIIGAGVSGLTSIKCCLEEGLKPTCFERSGDIGGLWQFTEYVEEGRPSLYKSLVTNSSKEMSCFSDFPFPEDFPNFVSHFQFLEYLKMYANKFNLLKCIQFKTIVCNVKKCPDFSTSGQWEVTTEHEGKQESAIFDAVMVCTGFLTNPFLALDTLPGINTFKGQYFHSREYKHPDLFKDKRVLVIGMGNSGTDIAVEASHVTKKVLLSTTGGAWVINRVFDHGYPWPMVFTTRFQSTLRNSLPTSVVNWLIGNKANSHFNHANYGLVPENRTCFXEPIVNDELPGRIITGKVLINPSVEEVKENSVVFKNTPEEDPIDIIVFATGYTFTFTFLDESIVKVENNQASLYKYIFPAHLEKPTLAVIGLIKPFRSLVCTSEVQVRWVTRVLKGLSKLPSPQAMREDINTRKANKATGFGLYFKMILQTDCVIYLDELSSFINAKPNILSLFLVDPLLAFKIFFGPLTSYQYRLTGPGKWDGARNAILTQWDRTIKPTKIRVVQGPPDTFPHLLKVFSFLALLVAAFLIF encoded by the exons ATGGTTAAGCGAGTTGCAATTATTGGAGCTGGTGTGAGTGGCCTCACCTCCATCAAATGTTGCTTGGAAGAGGGGCTGAAGCCCACCTGTTTTGAAAGGAGTGGCGACATTGGAGGGCTATGGCAATTCACA gaatatgtTGAAGAGGGCAGGCCTAGCCTTTACAAATCTCTTGTTACTAACAGCAGTAAAGAGATGTCCTGTTTCTCAGACTTTCCTTTCCCAGAGGATTTTCCAAACTTTGTGTCACACTTCCAGTTTTTGGAATATCTCAAAATGTATGCAAACAAGTTCAACCTTCTGAAATGTATCCAATTCAAG accatTGTCTGCAATGTGAAAAAATGTCCAGATTTCTCTACCTCTGGCCAGTGGGAGGTAACCACTGAACATGAAGGAAAGCAAGAGTCAGCTATATTTGATGCTGTCATGGTCTGTACTGGTTTTCTCACTAACCCATTTTTGGCGCTGGATACATTACCAG gTATCAATACCTTTAAAGGTCAGTACTTTCACAGCCGAGAGTACAAGCATCCTGACTTATTCAAAGATAAGAGAGTCCTTGTGATTGGCATGGGGAACTCCGGCACAGACATTGCTGTGGAGGCTAGCCATGTGACTAAAAAG GTGTTGCTCAGCACCACTGGAGGTGCATGGGTGATAAATCGAGTTTTTGACCATGGGTATCCTTGGCCCATGGTGTTCACCACTCGATTTCAAAGTACATTAAGAAATTCCCTCCCAACTTCAGTTGTAAACTGGTTAATTGGCAACAAGGCGAATAGCCATTTCAATCATGCAAACTATGGTTTGGTTCCAGAaaacag AACTTGCTTCTGAGAACCTATAGTGAATGATGAGCTCCCAGGACGTATAATTACTGGGAAGGTGTTGATCAATCCCAGTGTGGAGGAAGTGAAAGAAAACTCTGTTGTGTTTAAGAATACTCCAGAAGAAGATCCCATTGATATAATTGTCTTTGCCACAGGATatacttttacttttactttccTTGATGAGTCTATAGTGAAAGTTGAAAATAATCAGGCCTCTTTGTATAAGTACATTTTCCCTGCACATCTGGAAAAACCAACACTGGCTGTCATAGGCCTCATCAAGCCTTTTAGATCATTGGTGTGCACATCAGAAGTACAAGTCCGATGGGTCACACGAGTCCTAAAGG gcTTGAGTAAGCTACCATCACCACAAGCCATGAGAGAAGACATTAACACAAGGAAAGCAAATAAAGCCACTGG GTTTGGTTTATACTTCAAAATGATTTTGCAAACAGATTGTGTCATCTACCTAGATGAGCTCTCGTCCTTCATCAATGCAAAACCCAATATCTTATCTCTGTTCCTGGTGGACCCACTACTGGCTTTTAAGATTTTCTTTGGCCCACTTACCTCATACCAGTACCGTCTGACTGGC CCAGGGAAATGGGATGGAGCCAGGAATGCCATTTTGACCCAGTGGGACCGGACAATCAAGCCAACAAAAATTCGAGTTGTACAAGGACCTCCAGATACTTTTCCCCACCTACTCAAAGTCTTCAGCTTTTTGGCTCTACTTGTGGCAGCATTTCTTATTTTCTAG